A genomic stretch from Aedes albopictus strain Foshan chromosome 2, AalbF5, whole genome shotgun sequence includes:
- the LOC134286834 gene encoding uncharacterized protein LOC134286834, which translates to MSSNDAVQPIVTADNSEDERDANRETVSTGRSDRTKKSNKTSKGKSKGAYKKSVAITHCGLCADVDEDNMVQCDDCDTWFHFRCVDVSGGIAERDWICNKCEQAKDPVDPAVHEPSNNHLVRKEQDSAERELHLLSQPANVMSDASMLSPLAAEMQRLKLPNPSGARIRSNLDESKLPYEKTSKSASVAVSRTSGCMDVAGALGTKPPTLVGSQGSKLSRQRNLELELRKLEEAKMLKLKQIQKEVEIERDFLNSKYELLMDSASQVDDEQSEVSKFTTKIKLWIDEVNQNQKEPLDSSRHDHADRMRGVESGRLVQQQGAIPLERGADEIPPSRHRFPVGRAYGAQSVPSDPRRQDQRAIRDSRLTAENLRDLEDVERQRNQHEEYEVRRTNSVYVNQPPRFFPRQRSTPNEHTHLQMQRQSAIDYENEAFGTLNRSQLAARQAVPKDLPDFSGNIEDWPLFYSMFNSSSQMCGFTNEENMLRLRKCLKGRALEAVRCRLLHPSNVVGVISTLKMLYGKPEAIIHAIIRKIRAMPPPNLERLETVVNFALSVENLCATIEACNLNEYIYNASLRYELIDKLPSSLKLDWSKFSRDTPTPKLSDFGHWLYSIAEDASNVMMPEVTVKTRVRKDDRFLNIHSDSPHSPDAGGINQHESDEENNPSVCIVCKGSCISVAKCGRFTEFTSDSKWAAVRELRLCRKCLRSHYGSCRQQKVCGVNGCSYKHHPLLHTEKRQQNPSSGHVAQPSDRDNVQSCNVHQIQTSDTLFRIIPVTLHGKNKQIETFAFLDDGSELTLMEDDLIDQLEMHSTTRPLCLKWTGNTRRYEDRSRCVDLEISGAGKPSEKFPLSEVRTVRELNLPRQTLLMDQMREKYPYLKGLPIESYSLAKPKILIGLDHASLGHALKGREGAPNQPVAVKTRLGWIAYGSCSGVKPAYSYVNCHIVHTGRCDCQTEEDLHQLVKEYFSLDSMGVVKMDKQLISVNDARAQSMLQSLTRRRGERFMTGLLWKYDDVRLPESRAMALKRTECLERRLQKDQQLAEALRAKLTEYEIKGYIRKLSTSELEEPQNRIWYLPIFPVSNPNKPGKIRVVWDAAATSHGISLNAMLLKGPDQLTSLTSVLVQFRQFKVGICGDLREMFLQLELIPQDRQCLRFFFRTNPADPHPSVYVTNVMPFGTACSPSCAQYVKNLNALEHQEVYPAAANAIIRWHYVDDMLTSIESEDEAVRLACDVKTVHKNGGFEMRNWKSNSEKVLSVMNERRHENGMSLDLGSEMATEKVLGLWWCTTSDFFTFKLSNRHNPELLSGQRIPTKPRGSQDPTVLSNTNFHKP; encoded by the exons ATGTCGTCGAATGATGCAGTGCAACCCATCGTCACCGCAGATAACAGTGAAGATGAGCGTGATGCGAATCGTGAAACCGTGAGTACAGGCAGGTCGGATCGCACGAAAAAGTCCAATAAGACCTCCAAAGGTAAATCGAAGGGTGCATACAAGAAGTCAGTGGCGATTACTCACTGTGGTTTGTGCGCGGATGTAGATGAAGATAACATGGTACAGTGTGACGACTGCGACACCTGGTTTCACTTTCGGTGCGTTGATGTGTCAGGTGGAATTGCCGAAAGGGATTGGATCTGTAATAAATGTGAGCAAGCGAAGGATCCGGTTGACCCGGCAGTCCATGAACCTTCAAACAATCACCTAGTAAGGAAGGAGCAGGATAGCGCAGAGCGGGAGCTACATCTCTTGAGTCAGCCTGCAAATGTGATGTCGGATGCATCAATGTTATCACCACTGGCGGCCGAAATGCAAAGGTTGAAGCTTCCGAATCCTAGCGGAGCCAGAATCAGATCGAATCTGGACGAAAGTAAACTTCCTTATGAGAAGACATCAAAATCAGCAAGTGTGGCGGTGTCAAGAACGAGCGGATGCATGGACGTAGCTGGAGCGTTGGGAACAAAACCACCTACCCTTGTTGGGTCGCAGGGGTCGAAGCTTTCAAGGCAGCGCAATTTGGAATTGGAGCTTCGAAAACTCGAGGAAGCAAAAATGTTAAAGTTAAAGCAAATCCAAAAGGAGGTGGAAATAGAACGTGACTTCTTGAACTCTAAGTACGAGCTACTGATGGACAGTGCTAGTCAGGTCGACGACGAGCAAAGTGAAGTAAGCAAGTTCACCACGAAAATTAAGCTTTGGATAGATGAAGTGAATCAGAATCAGAAGGAGCCGCTAGATTCAAGCAGGCACGATCACGCCGATCGTATGCGGGGAGTTGAATCAGGTCGTTTAGTACAGCAGCAAGGTGCCATTCCTTTGGAGCGAGGGGCAGATGAGATACCGCCATCACGTCATCGTTTTCCCGTAGGTAGAGCATACGGCGCTCAGTCAGTTCCATCTGACCCACGTCGTCAAGATCAACGTGCAATACGTGACTCGCGACTCACTGCCGAAAATCTCAGAGATTTAGAAGACGTAGAGCGCCAGCGAAACCAACATGAGGAATATGAAGTACGTCGGACAAATTCGGTATACGTAAACCAACCTCCAAGGTTTTTTCCTAGGCAGCGTTCGACTCCGAATGAGCATACTCATCTACAGATGCAGCGTCAATCAGCAATTGATTACGAAAACGAAGCCTTTGGTACACTAAACCGTAGCCAGCTGGCTGCTCGTCAGGCTGTGCCGAAAGACCTGCCAGATTTTAGTGGGAACATAGAGGATTGGCCACTTTTTTACTCTATGTTCAATTCCTCATCACAAATGTGTGGTTTCACAAATGAGGAAAATATGTTGCGGCTTAGGAAATGCCTGAAAGGTCGCGCATTGGAAGCAGTTCGCTGTCGGTTGTTACACCCGTCGAATGTGGTTGGCGTTATATCTACGTTGAAGATGCTCTACGGTAAACCTGAGGCCATTATCCACGCAATTATCAGGAAGATACGAGCAATGCCCCCGCCAAACTTGGAAAGATTGGAAACCGTAGTGAATTTTGCATTATCGGTTGAGAACCTGTGCGCGACCATAGAAGCTTGTAACTTGAATGAATACATATACAATGCTTCGCTTCGTTATGAGTTGATTGACAAACTACCATCAAGTTTGAAGTTGGATTGGTCCAAATTTTCCCGTGATACTCCAACTCCGAAGCTCTCGGACTTTGGCCATTGGCTTTATTCAATAGCTGAAGATGCCAGCAACGTAATGATGCCGGAGGTAACTGTAAAAACCCGTGTAAGAAAGGATGACAGATTCCTCAATATCCATTCGGATTCACCACATTCACCGGATGCCGGGGGTATTAATCAACATGAGTCGGATGAAGAAAACAACCCCAGCGTGTGCATCGTTTGTAAAGGGAGCTGCATTTCCGTTGCTAAATGTGGGAGATTCACGGAATTCACCAGTGATTCAAAATGGGCGGCCGTTCGAGAGCTACGTTTATGCCGGAAATGCCTGCGAAGTCACTATGGGTCCTGTCGGCAGCAAAAGGTTTGTGGTGTGAATGGGTGCTCTTACAAACACCACCCATTGCTGCACACAGAGAAAAGGCAGCAGAATCCATCATCAGGTCATGTTGCTCAACCATCGGATCGCGACAACGTGCAGAGCTGTAACGTTCACCAAATACAAACCAGTGATACGTTGTTCAGGATCATCCCGGTAACCCTGCATGGAAAGAACAAGCAAATTGAAACTTTTGCTTTCTTGGACGACGGATCAGAGTTGACCTTAATGGAAGATGATTTGATAGACCAGCTTGAAATGCATAGCACAACTCGACCACTTTGTTTGAAATGGACGGGAAATACACGGCGGTACGAGGATAGATCGCGTTGCGTCGACTTGGAGATATCCGGTGCCGGTAAACCAAGTGAGAAATTCCCGTTATCCGAGGTTCGTACAGTGCGGGAGCTGAACTTACCAAGGCAAACTCTCTTGATGGATCAAATGCGCGAGAAGTATCCATATTTGAAGGGATTGCCGATTGAAAGCTACAGTTTGGCAAAACCaaaaattttgattggattggatcACGCAAGCCTAGGTCACGCGCTAAAAGGTCGAGAAGGGGCACCAAATCAACCAGTTGCGGTGAAGACTCGACTGGGATGGATTGCCTACGGAAGCTGTAGCGGAGTCAAGCCAGCCTATAGTTATGTGAACTGTCACATCGTGCATACTGGTCGTTGTGACTGTCAGACGGAAGAAGATCTACATCAATTAGTAAAGGAGTATTTCTCGCTTGATAGCATGGGGGTCGTGAAGATGGACAAACAACTCATCTCGGTAAATGACGCACGAGCGCAAAGTATGTTGCAATCATTAACACGAAGGAGAGGAGAAAGATTCATGACCGGACTACTTTGGAAGTACGATGACGTGAGACTTCCAGAAAGCCGTGCGATGGCGTTGAAACGAACGGAATGTCTGGAACGCCGTTTGCAAAAGGACCAGCAACTTGCAGAAGCACTACGGGCAAAACTTACGGAATATGAAATCAAAGGATATATTCGTAAACTCTCAACGTCAGAACTCGAAGAACCGCAAAATCGTATTTGGTATTTACCTATTTTTCCCGTGTCTAATCCCAATAAACCGGGTAAAATACGTGTGGTCTGGGATGCAGCGGCCACTTCCCATGGCATATCGCTAAACGCGATGCTTCTGAAAGGTCCAGACCAATTAACCTCGCTTACTTCGGTGTTGGTCCAATTTCGGCAGTTCAAAGTAGGAATCTGTGGCGATCTGCGTGAAATGTTTTTACAACTGGAGCTGATACCGCAGGATCGTCAATGTCTGCGATTTTTCTTTCGAACAAACCCTGCCGATCCTCATCCTAGTGTGTATGTAACAAACGTTATGCCATTCGGAACGGCGTGCTCTCCATCGTGCGCTCAGTATGTTAAAAACCTTAACGCGCTAGAGCATCAGGAGGTTTATCCGGCAGCGGCAAATGCTATCATCCGTTGGCATTACGTGGACGACATGTTGACCAGCATCGAATCTGAGGATGAAGCTGTACGTTTGGCGTGCGACGTGAAGACAGTTCATAAAAACGGCGGCTTTGAGATGCGGAATTGGAAGTCCAACTCGGAGAAGGTGTTAAGCGTTATGAACGAAAGAAGGCACGAGAACGGAATGAGCTTGGATCTTGGCAGCGAAATGGCGACGGAAAAAGTGCTGGGTCTTTGGTGGTGCACGACGTCTGATTTTTTCACATTCAAGCTATCTAATCGACACAACCCGGAACTGTTGTCGGGTCAGCGCATTCCAACGAAAC CTCGAGGAAGTCAGGATCCCACGGTGCTTTCGAACACAAACTTCCACAAACCCTAG